Below is a genomic region from Lepidochelys kempii isolate rLepKem1 chromosome 5, rLepKem1.hap2, whole genome shotgun sequence.
TACTTTTTAGAAACATTTTTGATTGAGAATTGTACAAACTGGTCTCTTTGTAAAGATGAGTGGTGTGTGGAAATACTGTGGTTGTTTATTGTCCCTGGAACTTTTGTGAGTTCAAAATGAAATCTATTATGAAATGTTCTACTATGTCCCAAGATTTTTGCTAGTCCACTGCTAGTGTCCACTTTGTTTTTAGAGCTGAATCGACTCTTCGGAAATCCTTCAGCCACGGAATTTAGTCACTTAGCCCATTTTTGATTTTCCAGCTTGTGCAGGAAGTAATGAACTCACCACTACTTTTATCAgatctaaggacttgtctacatggcacaACAAAGCACCCTAGAGAGGAACAGTGAATAGTGGAGTGCTGTAACATTTGGCgctctaactgccccatgtagactcttctggcatgaactaaaaggtagcTCATTAACTAGGTGCCTTTCAGTTTGTGCCAGCACAACCTGTATGGGGTAGTAAGAGCACAGACGATTAGACCActctacaaatcacacccctctgGAGAACTTGGCCACGGCATACAGACAAACTCTAAATGTAggcagtgggcctgattcttatccCCCTTATCCAGGTTTTCCACTCACTAGTTTAACTCATTTTTTACTTCATTGAAGTCATTCCTGATTTAGAGCAGAaacagtgagatcagaatcaggcacaaTGTGAACCATGGCCAAATTCTACAGGGCTTACTTCACTGAGGAGGCTGACTGATGTCAATGAACTGCTCATGTCAGCAGAGTAGGTGGAGTTTGACCCCAATTATTTTAGATTACAACATGCTAGGGAAATAAAATGACAGTTAGGGCCAAATAATGTGTTATGAGTTGGCCGCAGTTACACTGGAGTAGTTCCATTTGCTCCAACAGAGTTATTGTTGATCTACAAGAATCCATGTGAGAACTGAAACAAACCCCATTAATAAGATTTTGCCAATTACCATTTTCATAACACAAATAATTGCTGCTATATGTCCTGATTCTGGGCCAGATAATATCCTGGTCTGTGTGCCGAGATTTTCCTCTCTCGTCTGCAAAAGGATGGAGTTGGTGGGTTAGCCAACTCTACAGTAACATCCTGTTCCTTCCTTGGACACGATGGACAGCACTCTGAGGGTTGGCATTCATGGAGGAGGAAGGGCACTGATTGGGTGTgcttgtggggtggggagtgggcagCCCCATGTTGGATCAGTGGGAGGCTGGGCTGATGCACATCAACCCAGcctccctcttatcccacagATTACTTGAGAAAGGCAGTACCTTGTATTAGCTTCCTTGTAGAATTTCCCTCTTTAAGGGGAGGTCAGAAGTAGCTGTGGCCAGGGATGCTCCTTGCTGCCATAGCCACTAGGGAGTGTGGATGGGGAACTGGAGCTTTACAAACAGTGGAGGCAGCACTAATGTAGATGCTAGGGGAATCCTTAGGTTTGTGGGCAGGCCCCACAGCTCAGCTCATTCTGTGACTGGGCAAACGGTACTGGCAAAACTCAGAGAAAACTCTCCTTTGAGTTCTCTTCCAATTTAACCTGCTTCCATGGGGTTTACCACTGGAAAGGACTGTCCAGGCTCTTGAGAGAGGCTGAACCtacagctccagctgaagtcaatggatgaaATTGTGCTCtgattacatcagtgtaaatcccaTGTAGTCCATTAAATTAAGTGATGCTACACCAGGTTTGCACTGGTGGAATTCAGCTCAAAGAATATGGTCCAGTGAGAGTTGATCAACCCCTCTCAGGATTTCATAGCTTTGTGGATTTTATGATAGCAGATGGAGTTGCGTGAacattatttgttttaatttttattattatggcAGGTGAAAATAATGAACTTTCAGGCAATGCTTCACTTCTAATTACAATTGGTTACTGGGAAATGTGCCTTTATTATGAAATAGCATAATTCTGCTTGTGTAGCAAACCCTTAGAGCATTTAACTTAATTACTAAGGATCTGAgcttgttcccactgaaatcagaggccAAACTCCCTTTGACTGCAACAGAGTCAGAGCCTGTCATATTTGGTTGACATTGTATTTGTGTAGATACAGTGCTTTCAGACATGACTTTTATAATTTAACTAAGTtttctacacaaacacacacgcttGTTCCATTTCTTTGAAAGGTGACTGCTACATCATAACTTTGGTTCAAAggtttgagatttcaaaaaaagtTTTCTAAAAAGTTTATGGTacttaatgattttaaaatactgtaacgCTGTAAGACTGTTGGCAATAAAAACTCTTGTGAAAGCTCTTTTCCTTAGGTGGTTTCTTTTGTAGTCTGGAACAAAAATAAAGGCTCTGAAATAATGAGTGTGAAGCGTGTATTTCTTTTGTGGCTTTTCCTCTATGTACAACAAATCAGCTAGActgagggtctgattctgatcccacATAAGTGCAACTTTTGGCCCAGTGCAGAACCAGTTATTTGGGCTGCATTCTAAGATATTCTTTGGTGTTTGTGGTGAAAGAATCAAGGATGGATACCCTCCACAGCACCTGTAGTCCCATCATCACTGTCAATCCCCTAGTTTCCCTGCCCCTCAATCCCCATTGTGTTTGCACTGCCAGGTGGGCTTTCTAAATCCAGGCTCCCCTTTCTACAGTAGAGCCATGCTGGTTCTGCAGTGGGCAGTGCTCTGAGTTCCCATGAAGAACAGAGCTAGATTTATCCATTTGTGTATAACTGCCTCATATATTGTAATATTGGCTATTGCATAGGCATGCACAAGCTGAGTAGCTAGCTTTAAAATGAGCACAGtgctgagctgcaggaagtgaATTCGAATGATGAGTTTCCTCTCCATTGGAATCCACTGCCAGAATGAAGGGGAGAGATCAGGGTTGGGTGGAAGGTTGCCATGTCAACCCAGAACCATGAGGCCCCAAACAGTTGAATGGCTTACATAGCTTGTAAATTGGGCTAACTCAAATAGTTTCTTAGAATGGAAGGGGGCATTTAAGCTCAGGCTTATGGACATGTATGTGGGCTTTGGCTatgacagtagaacctcagagttatgaatactAGAGTTACaaattgaccagtcaaccacacacctcatttggaacctgaagtacacaatcaggcagtagcagagccaaaaaaaaaaaaaaaaagaagcaaatacagtatagttctgtgtttaaatgtaaactactaagaaaaataaagggaaagcagcatttttcttctgcatggtaaagtttcaaagctgtattaagtcaatgttcagttgtaaacttttgaaagaacaaccgtaatgttttgttcagagttacaaacatttcagacttactaacaatctccattcccgaggtgtttgtaactgaggttctactgcacgTATTTTCATTCTTATTTCAGATCTAAGTATGGAGACACACACATACCATTCTTAACTTGAGGCATGGGGTGAGTTTCACTGCCCTGCGCTTTAAGCAAGGGGGAGCATGTCTGGCTGGCTGTGAGAAGAGAGCAATGCTTTCTGGcttctggggaggaggggagatgtAAAACTGCTGGAAAAGCAGTCCGTGTGCTGGATGACTCACCACCTAGGAATGAGGGGTTTAAAAAGGTCAGCCTGGGCCTGGACTCCCCTCATCACTCCGAACAGGCTAGGTAgcacccatcctccctccctaTTTAGGTCAGAAATATGCCAGGTAATTAGCTAtatctgctgtgggcattacgCTAGCTGCCCTGttaaggggggctgggaaggaatttttccctcaccaacATAATGGCCAGGTGCAGtggggattttttgccttcctcgcAGCAGGTTCAGGTGGGCTCTGTTCATGCACAGCATGATGGGCGGTAGGCCATATATCACAACTCTTTATTTAAGTGTATAGCGGATCTTCAGTTCAGGAACTCCATAATTTAAGGCACAAAAGAacggataaatggcttggaaaaggaattaAGAAGAGGTGCTTGGTAACTGAGCAAGCCGGGGGCAGTTGGGGACTCCTCTGATTGGTAAAGCCGGGAGCCAACCCCCCCATCATTAGCGTCCACCTTAACCGGGGGTGGTCGGAAAGGTaccagcaagggaattgctggagggacctggatgaaaaGGGAAcgggggagctggtggaagctCCCCGCCCCGGAATTGGCGGTTCCCGGCAGTGGATCTGCTGGAGGGACATGaacagaaaagtgtgtgtgtgtgtggggggggtgcttGAAAAAAGCACTCCCCACCTGTAGCCAGACAACCAGCCCCCCCTCTCAGATAAGCATTGCTGGGAACACAAGGGAGCCAAaacaacagggcacttaacataaattccagcacagcctttgaagctgtgagaaGCCCAGGTGTGCTGCtccaatgtgcctctgggaacatataCAACGATTaggctcacagcaggcagaggccctgtgacagacatggctcttagcccctactaaatagcgtgatgcacacaccccgacatcctaggtgggaaaatatttaccctgataaaaggaatgtccagtagtcgacacttattgtttctctcccttgcaagtgtaaactactcttgtgaGAGCTGGCAtcgcccagacagaccagccccaatttggcataagaaaggagaaagagaataaaggagtacagaggtataagtatggGACCTACAGcatcatgatttttgagtgcttttcactatctatctgctggtcagataagtgactgcctcccagggcttctgcagctaagagggtccctaaaccttgtcccttattcgtctttccgcggaattgagtgaccgatcctggcttggcaccgctggaatcgagagatgcaaggagggtaagaagcacccacacctgatctcctatctttagtgtacacatattttgaaatagagctctatactttgttttctttctttgggattgtggcttcagttttgtaacttgtttgtgtgtgtaacatctctacatttaagtaagtaggcactagcaattttgtaaccacatgattagaatctagtttaataaattttggtaaccatttgtgcataagcctgacttgtttctctggtttactgtaaagcagccaacacaattaaagaacctcagccgttttggctataaagcctggccattaggtgagagtactaagagcctagcgttgagttgtgccgcgtccacggggcaaactcttggggcgccTGCCAGTCAATCCTGactgcccactgcgaaggagctctgagctctagcagttaaagtcacgggtgtggagaggctcttagtgctgccattggggcacctgtcagtcagtgttgactgcccactgcgaaggagctctgagctctagcagttaaagtcacggtgtttaggaccttggggcatccgtcagcctagcccgggctgcctgccgcgaagggacagtgcgtcctagcggttaaagtcacggatggtataaaacgggcatagctggcacctcaccaaacatccttggccatcgGCTAACACCACCccccagtgaattgtgggggTTTTCTCCTGCACTGCACATTTTATCTGCTGGGTTACTCCCAGACATCTACTAATAAAGTAgcggcctgattaaacccatatctAATGTCTCCTGTCATTCTTTCGGCCTAGCCAGACAACAGCCACACTGCTTTCCCTCACACTAATGGGAGTTGAGTTGCTCAAGCCCTTCCTGTTTACAATAGCTGAGAATGGAGCTTTTGGGCTAGGGGAAGACTGGTCATTTAAACAAATCAAACATTTAGAAGAACAGGTAACAGAAGGactttagcaaacatttttaatgacACTCCTGTCAAGAGAGCTGTCCAAGACTGGAGAGTATAACCACACATCACTCCAAGATGTAAAGAGATAAACCATGAAACTACAATATAGCCACAGTTCAGTTTATAACAAATACACATACAAATCCTACAGCTTTGATTCACTTCATAGCCACAGTTCAGTTTCCTATGTCAGTACACTTGTTTTCTTGCCACTCTTTGCCAAGATTTTCTTTCAAGTGGCTTATAAATTGTAACTCACTGCATTGGGAAGTCTCTGTTTTATACAAGTCATTTCATATTTATTGGTATCTTCACAGTTGCTGCAAAATCAGCCTCTTTCTTTTTACAGCTGTCAGAAGACTACTGACATTTTTACACGTAGACTCTTACCTTGCACTTGACAATGAAAAGGCAAAACGGTATATGTCGAAAGGCTTTTGCTACATACATTACAGGGTTTCTGCACTGTACATATTCTTTAAACACAGCTGCTTTAATTACAAGAAAGAAAACTAAGCACCAGTTTTTGTAAGTTGTGAATTAAGAAGAGTTATGATTTTTTGAGAATTACGATACCTTACTTAGtgatttccctgccattgcaggggcttcAGGCAGTGGTGTGCCCCTTTTTTCCCTacggcacataatagtctagtctcctgtgggctgtaatactttggtctaattttggttgttggatttAATGTGTGGGtgctaggtggggtgggggactgtGATATACActgagactagatgatctggtggtcccttctggtcttaaactctatgactctaatGCTTGGTTTGATTCATTTAGGCTGGTCTTTTCAAATGGGTCCAAGGGAATTAGGTGCTCAACtgctattgaaagtcaatgagagctaATTTGAGCACCTGATTCACATAGGTCCCTTTGaaaaaatcccagccttaaagCACAACTCCTTTATACTTGTGTGTAAATTAGGCATGCTGCACTGACTTCAAGCAAGCTATGCTGCTTTagaccagctgaggctctggccccatgTATTTATGAGCTGTTAATCACAATGGACCAGACTACCTCCTCTTGGGATAACACATTTGGAAGGGGATTGCGGGGCAGGAAAAGTCCACAAAGTACTCACAGGGGATAGATTTGGGGTGCCAACATGGGTGCAGAGGGCCAGGTCCCCAGTGGACTCATGGGGAGCCATTCCACATCCAGAGGAACAAACTGTAATATGCCTTCTCTTGTGCAGCATGACTCCAAATGAACAGTTCTGCATCAGCTGGATCTGTCCCTAGAAGATGTTAATACAGCTCCACGCTGTACTAGCTCCTGGATGGGACTCCAGAAGTTGTGCAAGGATTTTGTCAGGGTCCATTGCCTTTTTAAAGGAAGCCTGTTTTAACTGTGGAAGAATGCCACTTTGTAGAGACTTTCACAGGTTTGACATACTGTttgcaatatatttaaaaatgtaagtaaAAATACATGCATTGGAAAAGTACCTACCCTTGATATATGTGTGAATTGTTAGATCATATTTTAACTACCTTGAATAACAAACATATATACTTGCTTTTAGTGGTTATTCGATACAGTTTgcataaaataaactgaaaaaatttGGCCACGGCCCTAGTGATCATACTGTTACTATGTAAACATGAGCAATCTGTGATTACTGGTTGCAAGAAAAACTACTGAGTAGACATAGCATCTTTATCTGCTCAGTTCAGGATTACTACTtcatacattttcaaacatacaATTTGAAACTTCTACATACTTGTATAATCTGTATTATTGCATTATATACTGTAATACTATGCATAGCATAATACAAACTTTTGCTATACAATTACTATTTAATAAAGAAATGTACAAATATACAGTTATTTATACCACATACATGTAAGGCTATTAACATAACAGCAAAATATGTATAGAGAAATATAATGCACTTTGTATAATGTAAGTAACTTTTCTCCCAATTAACAATAAACAGGATAGTGGGATACGTATAATAGCTGATGTTTCTTATAGGTGATGTAGATGTACTGTAAGATCAGACTTTACCAAATACACTGATGTCATACATGTCATCATGACACAAGGATTTTGTGCAGACTGTTGGGTAGTAGAAAAAGCTTTCCTGAGTCAGATCTTTTACAGAATTAAAACCCAAAGCAAAACAAGTCATGTGATAAATAGACACTCAGTTAACTAAGTGGTTAGTATCTTCCCCTTGATTTAAGTTACAATTTAAGTGCATGAAAATGGAAAGCTTGTAATTGAATCCTACAAAGCCATAGATGAGTCCTTGACTTGCAGAGTCCTTCATTTGCACAAGTTTCCATTCTGAAATGATGATTTATCTTTTTCATTTATACTTGAGGGAACACTAATCTGTGGGAAATCATCCTTTGGTTTCTGTGCATTGCTGCTGCTAGACTTACTTCTGCTTTGATCTGGAGTGGGCTGAATAGGCAAAGATCTAGCCACATTGGTCTTCACTAGACAGCCACAAACAAGGCGAAAGAAAGCCCGACGCATTTCCTTGCTGGCTAAAGTGTAGATGATGGGATTCATCGCAGAATTGAGGACAGCCAAAGCAATGAACCAGTCAGCCTTGTATAAAATGGCACATTCTTTTACTCTGCAGGCTACATCTATAAGCAACAGAATAAATAATGGAGACCAACAAGCAATGAAAACACCAACTACAATAACAACTGTCCTAAGTAGTGCCATAGATCTCTCTGAGTTACTATGATTAGTGACGTTACGGCTACTGGATTTTACCAGTATGTAAATACGTGCATAAAGGATAACAATTGCCACCAAAATGGCTATGAAGATACTTATGCAAAATACAACATATTTCTTGGAATAAAGAGGCAAAATTGTTGAGCAGTCTGGTAAATTGCTGATACAGTTCCAGCCAAGGATTGGTAAGGCACCGAGGGAAACCGAGATAAGCCAACATGTTCCAATAAGAAGGAAGACCCTGTACTTTTTATTTGCATCATAAGGCCTCATTTTGATCATAGTTAAATGTCTCTCAATGGCTATGGCTAATAAGCTTAAAGTGGAAGCTCCTAGGGCAACAAACATACTTCCTTCCCTAATAAACCAGATTGTGTAGGACAGGCTCAGAGTTCTTTTTCCAGACATAAGAATGTTTACTTTGTAAACAATTCCAGCCAACAGATCACAGAGAGCTAGATTGCCAATAAAAAAGTACATACGGTTGTGAAATTTGTTATTTTTCCATATGGCAATCAACACCATCAAGTTTTCCAGGACTATGAAACTACATATGATCAGAAATGAAACAGTTGTTAACCCTATGCGATCAGTCGCCTTTTCTCTTAGAATAAGTTTTCCTGTATAATTATAATGTAGCACAATTACAGAGTCAGATTCTTCATTTCCTGGAGTGGTGAACGTAGCAACAAATGGCATAGTAACTGTCGCcataatttgtttgttttgtttttaaaatcatgaaagtctaattccaatatctttccacAAGAGGGAACTCAAGTCACATTCCCCAAAGCAGTTCTCTGAGTCGTTTGAGGATGCCCCAGGCTTCAGTAGTTGTTGCATGTCAACATCCAGCAGTGGCAGTGAAACCAAGAAcctgggggagaaaaaaagtaaGTAGAGTCAATATCACTGTCTTTATATAAAGCAAATCCTATGTATATGCCTTATAATAATTTAAAGGAACATTAAATTTGTGGGGAGCATTAAATATATACCAAGGATTGATGTTACAGTGGGTTTGATCATTTGGAATCTGAAAGCCAACCACCTACTAACTAAAACTTTAGTCATATAATTTGATTATAATTCTACTGATGAAAAAAGACGGAAATGGCGGGTATTGACTCCCTGTGTTGTCGGATCCAAAATAACTATTGCTGAGTAAACAAAGTACTTTACGTGAAACTGAGGAGTAGGGAGGAAGGTTTAGCACAAACACCCAACCAATCTCAGGGAGTTTATTAACTACCTAATTTTGACTCTAAGCAGGAATAATTGTAAGTAGTTTTACTTGAAATCCTCCAAAGCCAACACAGTTTTTAAGATAACAAATCAGATCCTCAGCTCCTGTTATGCTCCCTGGGCCACTGAAGAGGTACAAAGTGACTTTGCACCATCTCTAAAGTGTTGATGAGCATGGGAGAATCCAGAGGTGATGATGAGGCAGTTTGGGATAGGATGGAGATATTCTGGGGCAGATTGGGAGTGTGACAGGGTCTAGGCAGCGGTGCTTGAATGCTATGTGCTCTGCTGATGTCAAACCAGTGGAACATCCCTGTGACTGTTAAAAGTGGCTGTGGGAGCTGTTTTGGTCCCTGGCAGCCCTAGGATTAGAAAAGGTATAAAGGTGGATTTTAGCCACTTGTGCTCAACTTGTCAGGTACCCAGGCCCCAGCTGCTACTGTAATAGATGTGTTATAAATGTCTAAAATAGTTTCTCTCTCTTAACATGGCAAAATTATACTATTTATAGTTAAGATGGTGTCTGAAAACCCACGAGCTCAAAGACAATTCTACTAATTGGTTGCATTAGGTAACTTTTCCGTATCATTACTTTATATACAAATTAAGTCCAACCTTTATTTGTGCCATCTAATGAAAA
It encodes:
- the S1PR3 gene encoding sphingosine 1-phosphate receptor 3, encoding MATVTMPFVATFTTPGNEESDSVIVLHYNYTGKLILREKATDRIGLTTVSFLIICSFIVLENLMVLIAIWKNNKFHNRMYFFIGNLALCDLLAGIVYKVNILMSGKRTLSLSYTIWFIREGSMFVALGASTLSLLAIAIERHLTMIKMRPYDANKKYRVFLLIGTCWLISVSLGALPILGWNCISNLPDCSTILPLYSKKYVVFCISIFIAILVAIVILYARIYILVKSSSRNVTNHSNSERSMALLRTVVIVVGVFIACWSPLFILLLIDVACRVKECAILYKADWFIALAVLNSAMNPIIYTLASKEMRRAFFRLVCGCLVKTNVARSLPIQPTPDQSRSKSSSSNAQKPKDDFPQISVPSSINEKDKSSFQNGNLCK